The following proteins are co-located in the Primulina tabacum isolate GXHZ01 chromosome 11, ASM2559414v2, whole genome shotgun sequence genome:
- the LOC142519670 gene encoding uncharacterized protein LOC142519670: MAGRPPRQNRNPRYANNNNNANEEGNVSPPQFSLNQADLMVIATIVATILQGLVNPNANQPPPPPPQHGVKFHYESLRKNRCPTFQGDADPELGQNWLKSVETQMRLLEIPDALKVDVIVPFLEGKASKWWEAVSPAMLTAGPITWQRFRDAILKQYFPAEVRLQKLSEFENLTQTSDMSVVEYTSQFNSLGSYAPTIMADVALKLHRFKKGLNSRIQSALAVYQPANFSDLMGAAIQAETDIQRKEKEIRNKRPMNSYQAIKPCPTCHLRHLGECRRASDVCFGYGKPGHRMADCPGATNKTTGPGKGDGSSSGANANKPRENKPNARVFAMTQKEADDASDVVSGTIFIQKVPSYVLFDCGATHSFISKRFAKKLGRKPDKLAEPFRIATPTSRAVETHEIYRDCRISISNQPFSADLIQLIMVDFDIILGMDWLAKNNAIVDCKGKKVKLLTAEQKEVVFHGKSKERKLLLSAAQAWKAMKSGEDIYLAMVSEIKEEVELNLEDIPDSERVPRCFSRRTLRDGPEPRSGVRDQSGSQCCTNL, from the exons atggccggtAGACCACCAAGACAAAACCGCAACCCCCGTTATgctaacaacaacaacaatgccAACGAAGAAGGCAACGTATCTCCACCTCAGTTCAGTCTTAATCAAGCAGACTTGATGGTCATAGCCACGATCGTGGCGACCATACTGCAAGGGTTAGTGAACCCGAATGCCAAtcaaccaccaccacctccaccgcAGCATGGAGTCAAGTTCCATTATGAATCACTGCGCAAGAACCGGTGCCCGACGTTCCAAGGGGACGCAGATCCTGAGTTAGGCCAAAACTGGTTGAAAAGCGTGGAAACTCAAATGCGACTGCTAGAAATACCCGATGCTCTTAAAGTGGATGTGATAGTACCCTTCCTTGAAGGCAAAGCAAGTAAGTGGTGGGAAGCAGTCTCCCCAGCCATGTTAACCGCCGGGCCAATCACATGGCAGCGCTTTCGAGATGCAATCCTCAAGCAGTACTTTCCAGCCGAGGTCAGGTTGCAAAAGTTGAGTGAGTTTGAAAATCTGACTCAGACTTCGGATATGTCGGTGGTAGAATACACATCCCAGTTCAATTCTCTTGGATCTTATGCACCGACAATCATGGCAGATGTAGCTCTGAAATTGCACCGTTTCAAAAAGGGTTTGAACAGCAGAATACAGTCGGCTTTGGCAGTCTACCAACCTGCGAACTTTTCAGACTTGATGGGCGCAGCTATCCAAGCTGAAACTGATATTCAGCGCAAAGAGAAAGAGATTAGGAACAAAAGGCCTATGAATA GCTACCAGGCCATTAAGCCTTGCCCAACTTGCCACTTACGACACCTGGGAGAATGTCGTAGAGCCAGCGACGTCTGTTTTGGATACGGGAAACCAGGACACCGTATGGCAGATTGTCCAGGCGCCACCAACAAAACAACTGGACCAGGTAAAGGAGACGGGTCAAGCTCAGGGGCGAATGCCAATAAACCGCGGGAGAACAAACCGAATGCCAGGGTGTTCGCCATGACGCAGAAGGAGGCAGATGATGCAAGCGATGTTGTGTCAGGTACCATATTTATTCAGAAAGTGCCttcttatgtgttatttgactgtggtgccacacattcttttatatctAAGAGATTTGCTAAGAAGTTAGGACGTAAGCCCGATAAGTTAGCCGAACCTTTCCGAATAGCCACACCAACAAGTAGGGCCGTTGAAACTCACGAAATCTATCGAGATTGTAGAATCAGTATCAGTAATCAGCCTTTTAGCGCCGACTTGATACAGTTGATCATGGTCGACTTCGACATCATcttagggatggattggttagccaagaacAATGCCATAGTGGATTGTAAGGGGAAGAAAGTTAAACTCCTAACCGCAGAGCAGAAGGAAGTCGTGTTTCATGGTAAATCCAAGGAACGGAAGTTGCTACTTTCCGCAGCTCAAgcctggaaagccatgaaatcaGGAGAGGACATCTACCTGGCTATGGTCAGTGAAATAAAAGAAGAAGTCGAACTGAATCTGGAAGACATCCCTGATAGCGAGAGAGTTCCCAGATGTTTTTCCAGAAGAACTCTCAGGGACGGTCCCGAACCGCGAAGTGGAGTTCGAGATCAATCTGGTTCCCAGTGCTgcaccaatctctaa